In the Kribbella sp. NBC_00482 genome, one interval contains:
- a CDS encoding substrate-binding domain-containing protein, which yields MSRSSARTLVIAGLGVLALAACTSNTPKAEEDKAGPVEQAAVKNDEPGKKVKIGFSAPAADHGWMGAITKATQAEAKKYSDVELIVAEGTNDVNLQISQVETFINQKVDAIVLLPFDGAALTPVATKAMQAGITVVNVDREFDSSFAARTTVLGDNHGMGVSAGTYVCQQLKDKKDAVVAEIAGIDSLPLTQDRSKGFKEALADCGLKVSNRVAAKFTVESGEEAATNLLQAAPKLDAIWNHDDDQGVGVMAAIKNSGRKEFFVVGGAGSANVMRDIKSGNSLLKATVIYPSTQGADGVRLARLLVQKKALGDLVEVEVPRTVQLYAPVVTKDNVDQYLPTAFES from the coding sequence ATGTCCCGAAGTTCCGCCAGAACACTCGTGATCGCAGGGCTGGGTGTGCTCGCACTCGCCGCCTGCACGAGCAACACACCCAAGGCCGAGGAGGACAAGGCCGGACCGGTCGAACAGGCCGCGGTCAAGAACGACGAGCCCGGCAAGAAGGTCAAGATCGGGTTCTCCGCACCGGCCGCCGACCACGGCTGGATGGGGGCCATCACCAAGGCCACCCAGGCCGAGGCGAAGAAGTACTCCGACGTCGAGCTGATCGTCGCCGAAGGCACCAACGACGTGAACCTGCAGATCAGCCAGGTCGAGACGTTCATCAACCAGAAGGTCGACGCGATCGTCCTGCTGCCGTTCGACGGGGCCGCGCTCACCCCGGTCGCGACGAAGGCGATGCAGGCCGGCATCACGGTCGTGAACGTGGACCGCGAGTTCGACAGTTCGTTCGCCGCCCGTACGACGGTGCTCGGCGACAACCACGGGATGGGCGTGTCGGCCGGCACGTACGTCTGCCAGCAACTGAAGGACAAGAAGGACGCGGTGGTCGCGGAGATCGCCGGGATCGACTCGCTGCCGTTGACTCAGGACCGCAGCAAGGGCTTCAAGGAGGCGCTCGCCGACTGCGGTCTGAAGGTGAGCAACCGGGTGGCGGCCAAGTTCACGGTCGAGTCCGGTGAGGAGGCCGCGACCAACCTGTTGCAGGCGGCGCCGAAGCTCGACGCGATCTGGAACCACGACGACGACCAGGGCGTCGGCGTGATGGCCGCGATCAAGAACTCCGGCCGTAAGGAGTTCTTCGTGGTCGGCGGGGCCGGTTCGGCGAACGTGATGCGGGACATCAAGTCCGGCAACTCGTTGCTCAAGGCCACCGTCATCTACCCGTCCACGCAAGGCGCCGACGGCGTCCGGCTGGCGCGGCTGCTGGTGCAGAAGAAGGCCCTCGGCGACCTGGTGGAGGTCGAGGTGCCGCGCACCGTGCAGCTGTACGCGCCGGTGGTGACCAAGGACAACGTGGACCAGTACTTACCTACTGCATTTGAGAGCTGA
- a CDS encoding ABC transporter permease, whose protein sequence is MSEDITTPSKQDTVTQPARPRSSTDLLRSGFGRNLGLVVALVLLCIVGVATAGDTFATGANVLTILRLAAVIGVVSVGMTFVITGGGIDLSVGAMVALSSVWATTLATQQLAADYHWIFMVSTALVVGAACGLVNGLLVAYGKIVPFVATLAMLASARGLAEIISDRKTQIITVSSFADFFGGSLIGVPVLIWIFLLVAAAGWVVLNRTTFGRRTFAVGGNAEAARLAGIKVQRHTVALYVLAGLCCGIAAVMLMARTTTGSATHGQLYELDAIAAVVIGGTLLSGGRGTIVGTVFGVLIFTTLNNVFTLNNLSISAQSVAKGAIIVVAVLLQQRLARRSTGT, encoded by the coding sequence ATGAGTGAGGACATCACGACACCATCAAAGCAGGATACGGTCACCCAGCCGGCGAGGCCACGGTCGTCGACTGACCTGCTGAGGTCGGGCTTCGGCCGCAACCTCGGGCTCGTCGTCGCGCTGGTGCTGCTGTGCATCGTCGGCGTGGCGACCGCGGGCGACACGTTCGCGACCGGTGCGAACGTGCTGACGATCCTGCGGCTGGCCGCGGTCATCGGGGTGGTCAGCGTCGGGATGACGTTCGTCATCACCGGCGGCGGGATCGACCTGAGCGTCGGCGCGATGGTCGCGCTGTCGTCGGTCTGGGCGACCACGCTGGCGACCCAGCAGCTGGCCGCCGACTACCACTGGATCTTCATGGTCAGTACGGCGCTCGTGGTCGGGGCCGCGTGCGGTCTGGTGAACGGCCTGCTGGTTGCCTACGGCAAGATCGTGCCGTTCGTCGCGACGCTGGCGATGCTGGCGTCGGCGCGTGGTCTGGCCGAGATCATCTCGGACCGGAAGACCCAGATCATCACGGTCAGCTCGTTCGCCGACTTCTTCGGCGGCTCGCTGATCGGCGTACCGGTGCTGATCTGGATCTTCCTGCTGGTCGCCGCGGCCGGCTGGGTGGTGCTGAACCGGACCACCTTCGGCCGCCGGACCTTCGCCGTCGGCGGGAACGCCGAAGCGGCCCGCCTGGCGGGTATCAAGGTGCAGCGGCACACCGTGGCGCTGTACGTCCTGGCCGGGCTGTGCTGCGGGATCGCCGCGGTGATGCTGATGGCGCGGACGACGACGGGGAGCGCGACCCACGGTCAGTTGTACGAACTCGATGCGATCGCGGCGGTGGTGATCGGCGGCACGTTGCTGTCCGGCGGCCGCGGCACGATCGTCGGCACCGTGTTCGGCGTACTGATCTTCACGACGTTGAACAACGTCTTCACCCTCAACAACCTGAGCATCTCCGCCCAGTCGGTGGCGAAGGGCGCGATCATCGTGGTCGCCGTCCTCCTCCAGCAACGGCTGGCGCGTCGTAGCACCGGCACCTAG
- a CDS encoding sugar ABC transporter ATP-binding protein has product MTDLLNMMGIVKEFPGVRALDGVDLDVRAGEVHCLLGQNGAGKSTLIRVLTGAHQPDAGMIRINDEPVQLNSPTAAIQRGIAAIYQELDLVPDLTVAENIFLGHEPSRYGFSRTHEANTKARSILQGLGHPEIPTHRTVGSLPAAGQQVVSMARALSRDARLIVMDEPSAVLDPEEVSNLFRVIRGLTDSGVAVVYISHRLEEIREIGDRVTVLKDGATVATGLDARETPTKELIQLMTGRSIEYVFPPRNEIPDSAPVVLEVVDLSRPGEFAGIGFDVRAGEILGFAGLVGSGRSEVLETLYGARRAATGFVRVDGAVLRPGRVQDAVKAGVGLAPEERKSQALLLDEAVFKNITVSTLGRFASSGFLNSRAEREAAGKLALALDVRPPGVDQPVRNLSGGNQQKVVLARWLLRDCRVLLLDEPTRGVDVGARSEIYALIRELASNGVAIVLVSSEVPEVLGLSDRVVVLREGRAVHTGPAQEIDEHQVLDLVMEGSAR; this is encoded by the coding sequence ATGACGGATCTGCTGAACATGATGGGGATCGTCAAGGAGTTCCCCGGCGTACGGGCGCTCGACGGTGTGGACCTCGACGTACGGGCCGGTGAGGTGCACTGCCTGCTCGGGCAGAACGGCGCAGGGAAGTCCACACTGATCCGCGTGCTGACCGGCGCGCACCAGCCGGACGCGGGCATGATCCGGATCAACGACGAGCCGGTGCAGCTGAACAGTCCGACCGCGGCGATCCAGCGCGGTATCGCGGCGATCTACCAGGAGCTCGACCTGGTGCCGGACCTGACCGTAGCCGAGAACATCTTCCTCGGCCACGAACCGTCCCGCTACGGCTTCAGCCGGACCCACGAGGCGAACACGAAGGCACGCTCGATCCTGCAGGGCCTCGGACACCCCGAGATCCCCACGCACCGGACGGTCGGTTCGCTGCCGGCTGCCGGTCAACAGGTCGTGAGCATGGCGAGAGCGCTCTCCCGTGACGCTCGGCTGATCGTCATGGACGAGCCGTCCGCGGTACTCGATCCAGAAGAGGTCAGCAACCTGTTCCGGGTGATCCGCGGCCTCACCGATAGCGGTGTCGCCGTCGTCTACATCTCGCACCGGCTCGAGGAGATCCGGGAGATCGGCGACCGGGTCACGGTGCTCAAGGACGGCGCGACCGTGGCGACCGGCCTCGACGCCCGCGAGACGCCGACCAAGGAACTCATCCAGTTGATGACCGGGCGCTCGATCGAGTACGTGTTCCCGCCCCGCAACGAGATCCCGGACTCCGCACCAGTAGTCCTCGAGGTCGTCGATCTGAGCCGGCCGGGAGAGTTCGCCGGGATCGGCTTCGACGTTCGTGCCGGCGAGATCCTCGGCTTCGCCGGACTGGTCGGCTCCGGGCGTTCCGAAGTACTGGAGACGCTGTACGGCGCGCGACGCGCGGCGACCGGATTCGTCCGGGTCGACGGTGCCGTACTGCGGCCTGGCCGCGTGCAGGATGCGGTGAAGGCCGGTGTCGGACTCGCACCGGAAGAACGGAAGAGTCAGGCGCTGCTGCTCGACGAGGCCGTGTTCAAGAACATCACGGTGTCGACGCTGGGACGGTTCGCGAGTAGCGGATTCCTGAACAGCCGGGCCGAACGGGAGGCGGCCGGGAAGTTGGCCCTGGCGCTGGATGTGCGTCCTCCGGGTGTGGATCAGCCGGTGCGCAACCTGTCGGGTGGCAATCAGCAGAAGGTGGTGCTCGCGCGCTGGCTGCTGCGGGACTGCCGGGTGCTGCTGCTCGACGAGCCGACGAGAGGTGTCGACGTCGGGGCGCGTTCGGAGATCTACGCGCTGATTCGGGAGCTGGCGTCCAACGGGGTCGCGATCGTGCTGGTCTCCAGCGAAGTTCCGGAAGTGCTCGGTCTGTCCGACCGGGTCGTCGTACTGCGGGAGGGGCGAGCCGTCCACACGGGGCCCGCGCAAGAGATCGACGAGCATCAGGTCCTGGACCTGGTGATGGAAGGAAGTGCGAGGTGA
- a CDS encoding ROK family transcriptional regulator translates to MTLADGRRPGSRGVAADHVSLRRNNLSVVLRHVRDLGPLSRARIAEETGLNKATVSSLVAELVERGLLREGLADSSRALGRPGQLVELDGSGVCGVGAEINVDYLAVAALDLAGDVVLEKRVPVDVAHLEPGTTLGRLAGLVQEAVAAVERRKGQLAGVTLAVPGLVQVETGELKLAPNLGWGELSVAKEMRTRLGEPTYPLHVDNEANLAALAAYAELRGAEGESMHDLVLLTGAVGVGGGVVAGGHLMRGGHGYSGEVGHMPVAPPGRTCGCGRTGCWETVVGLTALLHKATDRDDPVRDPSLDVEQRLAGITRRAEAGDARTLSALKDVGTWLGIGGAILVNILNPDVLVLGGYFAVLGPWLKEPLEKAIQERVIAPDGGGCRVVRSELGFAAAVRGGAQISLDQVFVDPTRIGAAS, encoded by the coding sequence ATGACGCTGGCCGACGGCCGTCGCCCGGGGAGCCGGGGCGTTGCCGCCGACCACGTGTCGCTCCGGCGTAACAACCTCTCGGTGGTACTGCGGCACGTCCGCGACCTGGGCCCCCTGTCCCGGGCCCGGATCGCGGAGGAGACCGGCCTGAACAAGGCGACCGTCAGCAGCCTGGTCGCCGAACTCGTCGAACGCGGTCTGCTCCGCGAAGGCCTGGCCGACTCCAGTCGCGCCCTCGGCCGCCCGGGGCAACTCGTCGAACTCGACGGCAGCGGCGTCTGCGGCGTCGGCGCGGAGATCAACGTCGATTACCTTGCGGTCGCGGCCCTCGACCTGGCCGGCGACGTGGTGCTCGAGAAGCGAGTACCTGTTGACGTCGCACACCTTGAGCCAGGTACGACACTCGGCCGCTTGGCCGGCCTTGTGCAGGAGGCTGTGGCGGCGGTGGAAAGACGAAAGGGGCAGCTGGCCGGGGTCACGCTCGCTGTGCCTGGGCTCGTGCAAGTCGAGACGGGTGAGTTGAAGTTGGCGCCCAACCTGGGATGGGGCGAGCTGTCCGTCGCGAAGGAGATGCGCACGCGGCTGGGTGAGCCGACGTACCCGTTGCATGTGGACAACGAGGCGAACCTGGCGGCCCTGGCGGCGTACGCCGAACTACGTGGTGCCGAAGGCGAATCAATGCACGACCTCGTGCTGCTGACCGGTGCGGTTGGTGTCGGCGGCGGTGTGGTGGCCGGCGGGCATCTGATGCGCGGCGGGCACGGATACAGCGGCGAGGTGGGCCACATGCCGGTCGCCCCGCCCGGGAGGACCTGCGGCTGCGGGCGGACCGGGTGCTGGGAGACGGTCGTCGGGCTGACCGCACTGTTGCACAAGGCAACGGACAGGGACGACCCGGTGCGGGACCCGTCGCTGGACGTGGAGCAACGGCTGGCCGGGATCACCCGGCGGGCCGAAGCGGGGGACGCGCGGACGCTGTCTGCATTGAAGGACGTCGGTACTTGGCTGGGGATTGGGGGAGCGATCCTGGTGAACATCCTGAACCCGGACGTGCTCGTGCTGGGCGGCTACTTCGCCGTCCTCGGGCCGTGGCTGAAAGAACCACTGGAGAAGGCGATCCAGGAGCGGGTGATCGCACCGGACGGCGGCGGCTGCCGGGTCGTCCGATCGGAGCTCGGTTTCGCGGCGGCCGTCCGCGGCGGCGCGCAGATCTCGCTCGACCAGGTCTTCGTCGACCCGACACGGATCGGGGCCGCGTCATGA
- a CDS encoding glycoside hydrolase family 71/99-like protein — protein MKLTRRTLLATTAAAALAAKSQFASAASPPGDVVGKVTVGYQGWFACAGDGAPINGWWHWSSNWGQPPSPTNTAIVSWPDVRDFTSTYQTAYGNLGNGQAARLFSSYDQQTVNTHFEWMQQNGCDTVALQRFNPTGGEGPTRDAMAVKMRQAAEQYGRKFYIMYDATGWTSMQSEMKADWTSKMSAYTSSPAYARQNGKPVVCIWGFGFDEANKAWPADVCLDVVNWFKGQGCYVIGGVPTHWLPGNEDSRPGYLDVYHAFNMLSPWMVGRISDIAGADHYYNNVNQQDQADCNAHGIDYQPCVIPGDLQSGHRRHGDLMWRQFYNLTRVGVQGLYISMFDEFNEGNQIAKTAETSAWVPNGSGFRALDEDGTACSSDYYLRLTNDGGRMFKGQAPLTSVRPTAPTV, from the coding sequence ATGAAGCTCACCCGTCGTACCCTCCTCGCCACCACCGCCGCAGCCGCTCTGGCCGCCAAGTCCCAGTTCGCCTCCGCCGCCAGTCCCCCGGGCGACGTCGTCGGGAAGGTCACCGTCGGCTACCAAGGCTGGTTCGCCTGCGCCGGTGACGGTGCACCGATCAACGGGTGGTGGCACTGGAGCAGCAACTGGGGTCAGCCGCCGTCGCCGACCAACACCGCGATCGTCAGCTGGCCGGATGTCCGGGACTTCACGTCGACGTACCAGACGGCCTACGGGAATCTCGGGAACGGGCAGGCGGCTCGGCTGTTCTCGTCGTACGACCAGCAGACCGTGAACACGCACTTCGAGTGGATGCAGCAGAACGGCTGCGACACGGTGGCGCTGCAGCGGTTCAACCCGACCGGCGGCGAAGGACCGACGCGGGACGCGATGGCCGTGAAGATGCGGCAGGCCGCGGAACAGTACGGGCGGAAGTTCTACATCATGTACGACGCGACCGGCTGGACGTCGATGCAGTCGGAGATGAAGGCGGACTGGACCTCGAAGATGAGCGCGTACACGTCGTCACCGGCGTACGCGCGGCAGAACGGGAAGCCCGTCGTCTGCATCTGGGGGTTCGGGTTCGACGAGGCCAACAAGGCATGGCCGGCCGACGTGTGCCTGGACGTCGTGAACTGGTTCAAGGGGCAGGGCTGCTACGTGATCGGCGGCGTACCGACGCACTGGCTGCCGGGTAACGAGGACTCGCGGCCCGGGTACCTGGACGTGTACCACGCGTTCAACATGCTGTCGCCGTGGATGGTCGGGCGGATCAGTGACATCGCGGGCGCGGATCACTACTACAACAACGTGAATCAGCAGGACCAGGCGGACTGCAACGCCCACGGGATCGACTACCAGCCGTGCGTGATCCCCGGCGACCTGCAGTCCGGGCACCGGCGGCACGGCGACCTGATGTGGCGCCAGTTCTACAACCTCACGCGCGTCGGCGTGCAGGGGCTGTACATCTCGATGTTCGACGAGTTCAACGAGGGCAACCAGATCGCCAAGACCGCCGAGACGTCGGCGTGGGTCCCGAACGGATCAGGCTTCCGCGCGCTCGACGAGGACGGTACGGCGTGCTCGTCCGACTACTACCTCCGCCTCACGAACGACGGCGGCCGCATGTTCAAGGGACAGGCGCCGTTGACCTCGGTGCGGCCGACGGCGCCTACGGTCTAG
- a CDS encoding dienelactone hydrolase family protein, translating into MNADLGSWRRSPFSGGGLTYDCFEKGEGPGVVLIPEIPGLTPEVAAFGEHLVSEGFTVVIPSPFGTPGRPETTGYALGVIARLCVSKEFRCFAANAERPITKYLRAVATDLAARTPGRGVGVIGMCFTGGFALATAVEDVVKAPVLSQPSTPFAVSAKLRRDPGLSQKELEAVKERTRTDGLCVLGMRFSNDRMAPAERFVTLRAQLGDAFEVIELDSAPGNPDGYGRSAHSVLTRDLREDPPNSAYHARTRTVEFLREHLTATA; encoded by the coding sequence ATGAATGCAGACCTGGGTTCCTGGCGGAGGTCGCCGTTCAGTGGCGGCGGCCTGACCTATGACTGCTTCGAGAAGGGCGAGGGGCCTGGTGTCGTGCTGATTCCGGAGATCCCCGGACTCACACCCGAGGTGGCCGCGTTTGGCGAGCATCTGGTGAGCGAGGGGTTCACGGTCGTGATCCCGTCGCCGTTCGGTACGCCGGGACGCCCGGAGACCACCGGATATGCGCTGGGTGTCATCGCGCGCCTGTGCGTTTCGAAAGAGTTCCGGTGCTTCGCGGCGAACGCCGAGCGCCCGATCACGAAGTACCTGCGGGCCGTCGCGACCGACCTGGCCGCGCGGACGCCGGGCCGCGGGGTCGGTGTGATCGGGATGTGCTTCACCGGAGGGTTCGCGCTCGCCACTGCAGTCGAGGACGTGGTGAAGGCACCGGTCCTGAGCCAGCCGTCGACGCCGTTCGCGGTGAGCGCGAAGCTGCGCCGCGATCCCGGACTGTCCCAAAAGGAGCTCGAGGCGGTCAAGGAGCGCACCCGGACCGACGGGCTGTGCGTCCTCGGGATGCGGTTCAGCAACGACCGGATGGCGCCGGCGGAGCGGTTCGTCACGCTCCGTGCGCAGCTCGGCGACGCGTTCGAAGTGATCGAGCTGGACTCGGCGCCGGGCAATCCGGACGGGTACGGACGCAGCGCGCATTCGGTGCTCACCAGGGACCTGCGTGAGGACCCGCCGAACTCGGCGTACCACGCCCGGACGCGGACCGTGGAGTTCCTCCGCGAGCACCTCACAGCAACGGCGTGA
- a CDS encoding amidohydrolase: MLIRNVDVLVVPEQGECRVDEAQDIHVDDDRIVAITPTSDAPDAGEPPTEVVDGSGLLAVPGLVNSHTHSPMVMMRGAAEDLAIEDWFNRRIWPMEVNLTPERVRVGARLACAEMLLAGVTTFVDHYFHADEIAAAAIESGIRADLAPTFFSSAGQEAIDAAFETTRDLSTRHPRITASLGPHATYTVADDDLRRTADLARAEGRRIHLHAAETDDQTQASLDKHGVTPIQVLERTGVLEAGALIAHGCGIRAEDLPILERYADRTTVACCPKVYLKLAMGEVTPIKGLRSAGVNVGVGTDGAAVHNTLDVWEAIRMVALTQKQREHDAEWMTLSETLRLATRGSAAAAGLKNQIGVLEPGRQADIALVDLSAPHNQPIHDPRAALVYSIKASDVVTVLVAGQVVVRDRQLTTMDLEEVLADAKFLANTLVDLSQGGAVQHYAP; the protein is encoded by the coding sequence ATGCTAATCCGCAATGTCGACGTCCTGGTCGTTCCCGAGCAGGGGGAGTGCCGCGTCGACGAGGCGCAGGACATCCACGTGGACGACGACCGTATCGTCGCGATCACCCCAACCTCCGACGCTCCGGACGCAGGTGAACCGCCGACCGAGGTGGTTGACGGGAGTGGCCTGCTGGCCGTGCCGGGCCTGGTGAATTCGCACACGCACAGCCCGATGGTCATGATGCGCGGTGCGGCCGAGGATCTGGCGATCGAGGACTGGTTCAATCGGCGGATCTGGCCGATGGAGGTGAACCTGACGCCGGAGCGGGTGCGGGTCGGTGCGCGGCTGGCGTGTGCGGAGATGTTGCTGGCCGGCGTCACCACGTTCGTCGACCACTACTTCCACGCCGACGAGATCGCCGCCGCCGCGATCGAGTCCGGGATCCGGGCAGACCTCGCGCCAACGTTCTTCTCCTCCGCAGGGCAGGAAGCGATCGACGCAGCGTTCGAGACAACCCGTGACCTGAGCACACGACATCCGCGCATCACCGCGAGCCTCGGACCCCACGCGACGTACACGGTGGCCGACGACGACCTGCGGCGTACGGCGGACCTCGCGCGGGCCGAGGGGCGACGGATCCATCTGCATGCCGCCGAGACCGACGACCAGACGCAGGCCTCGCTCGACAAGCACGGTGTCACGCCGATCCAGGTGCTCGAGCGGACCGGGGTCCTCGAGGCCGGTGCTCTCATCGCGCACGGCTGCGGCATCCGGGCGGAGGATCTCCCGATCCTCGAGCGGTACGCCGACCGTACGACGGTCGCGTGCTGCCCGAAGGTGTACCTGAAGCTCGCGATGGGCGAGGTCACCCCGATCAAGGGACTGCGATCAGCCGGCGTCAATGTGGGCGTCGGCACCGACGGAGCCGCCGTACACAACACTCTCGACGTCTGGGAAGCGATCCGCATGGTCGCCCTCACCCAGAAGCAGCGCGAACACGACGCCGAATGGATGACCCTCTCTGAGACGCTCCGCCTCGCCACCCGAGGCAGCGCCGCGGCGGCCGGACTCAAGAACCAGATCGGCGTACTTGAGCCCGGCCGCCAAGCCGACATCGCCCTCGTCGACCTGAGCGCACCGCACAACCAACCAATCCACGACCCACGCGCCGCGCTTGTGTACTCGATAAAGGCCTCAGATGTCGTCACCGTGCTCGTCGCCGGCCAGGTCGTGGTGCGCGATCGCCAACTCACGACGATGGACCTAGAAGAGGTCCTGGCCGACGCGAAGTTCCTGGCCAACACCCTCGTAGATCTCTCCCAAGGCGGTGCCGTCCAGCACTACGCCCCGTGA
- a CDS encoding DUF222 domain-containing protein, with protein sequence MTFPLVDKGKRGWTRSPAWHRIERMFEKDLESLPTRDLLEGAAECRAIASQADARLLECAQIYADRFHPSACQPRPSRRAYEGRERAVVLGGDGCPEIAEFAIAEFAVVLGVSPGVGSDILADALALRHRFPRTWARIQAGEATPWKARQIVQACRKLDHAAAEYVDRKVAAIIDTLPPYRLEKIARAARKHADPARAATETAEAADERGVHVGRGDGHGNKTIYIKAPAAAVNHCNATITDIAEALKKFGDTRPVQHRRADAIDILSDPRFTQELLDQARNLPHPPPPDPTTSPTTPQPGTNHEPHTPTTPDNPAESSDVAVPRNTGEPNNAAAQDDPVVPDNSVVPDNSVVPDNSVVPDDGVHDGVVQDDAVVPIGESGGYGTQASSADLLLRGSRRLPDPLGSADSFERPASVEPTDLLESRGLLDLVEPVGPLDDPWLEAGAPCDLDPPADPFDRRTSAYAADSVADVDVAACDGPGAGSAMDAAAWRVLRAKLAQIKQDAYANPSYPTHPDSPPDPGSPPDPGSPADAGSSGESRRSGVPVDRADGIRGQVRPVRVRAGRARVGQVRPGQTEVVVHLTDHTLATGCGVLRAEAIGPLLAAQLTELVGFGPYTVKPVIDLNDAVSVDAYEIPTRIRERVKLMYPAELFPYGTRETTGTIDLDHIEPYDPHGPTGQTSTANLAPLGRFGHRVKTHARGWSVRRIDYRTLEWRTPHGFTFHVDPDGTHRVDP encoded by the coding sequence GTGACGTTTCCCCTTGTGGATAAGGGAAAACGGGGCTGGACCCGCTCTCCTGCTTGGCATAGAATCGAACGCATGTTCGAGAAAGATCTGGAGTCGCTCCCGACCCGTGACCTGCTGGAAGGCGCCGCGGAATGCCGCGCCATCGCCAGCCAGGCCGACGCGCGGCTGCTGGAATGCGCCCAGATCTACGCCGACCGCTTCCACCCCTCCGCCTGCCAGCCCCGCCCCTCCCGCCGCGCCTATGAAGGCCGCGAACGAGCAGTCGTCCTGGGTGGCGACGGCTGCCCGGAGATCGCCGAGTTCGCGATCGCCGAGTTCGCCGTCGTGCTCGGGGTCTCGCCCGGCGTGGGCAGCGACATCCTCGCCGACGCCCTCGCGTTACGGCACCGGTTCCCGCGCACCTGGGCGAGGATCCAGGCCGGCGAGGCCACCCCGTGGAAGGCTCGCCAGATCGTGCAAGCGTGCAGGAAACTCGACCACGCGGCCGCGGAGTACGTCGACCGCAAAGTCGCCGCGATCATCGACACCCTCCCGCCGTACCGGCTGGAAAAGATCGCCCGCGCCGCCCGCAAACACGCCGACCCCGCCCGCGCCGCCACCGAGACGGCCGAGGCAGCTGACGAGCGCGGCGTTCATGTCGGCCGCGGCGACGGCCACGGCAACAAAACCATCTACATCAAAGCCCCCGCTGCAGCCGTGAATCACTGCAACGCCACCATCACCGACATCGCCGAGGCACTGAAGAAGTTCGGCGACACCCGCCCGGTCCAGCACCGCCGCGCCGACGCCATCGACATCCTCTCCGACCCCCGCTTCACCCAAGAACTCCTCGACCAAGCCCGCAACCTGCCCCACCCACCCCCACCGGACCCGACGACCAGCCCCACCACACCCCAGCCGGGCACCAACCACGAACCCCACACCCCCACAACCCCCGACAACCCAGCGGAGTCGAGCGACGTGGCGGTGCCGCGCAACACCGGAGAGCCGAACAACGCAGCGGCACAGGACGACCCGGTGGTGCCGGACAACTCGGTGGTGCCGGACAACTCGGTGGTGCCGGACAACTCGGTAGTGCCGGACGACGGGGTGCACGACGGTGTGGTGCAGGACGATGCGGTGGTGCCGATTGGTGAGAGCGGTGGGTATGGGACGCAGGCCAGCTCCGCCGATCTGCTGCTTCGCGGCTCTCGACGTCTACCCGACCCGCTCGGGTCGGCAGACTCGTTCGAACGTCCGGCGTCGGTCGAACCAACGGACTTGCTTGAATCGCGGGGGTTGCTCGATCTCGTGGAGCCGGTGGGTCCGCTGGATGATCCGTGGCTGGAAGCTGGCGCGCCCTGTGATCTCGATCCGCCGGCTGATCCGTTCGACAGACGAACGTCAGCGTACGCCGCGGACTCGGTCGCGGACGTCGACGTGGCCGCGTGCGACGGACCGGGTGCGGGTTCGGCGATGGATGCTGCCGCGTGGCGGGTGCTCCGCGCCAAGTTGGCACAGATCAAGCAAGACGCCTACGCCAACCCGAGCTATCCCACCCACCCCGACAGTCCGCCCGACCCCGGCAGTCCGCCCGACCCAGGCAGTCCGGCCGACGCGGGTAGCTCGGGTGAGTCGAGGCGTTCGGGGGTGCCGGTCGACCGAGCCGATGGAATCAGGGGACAGGTGCGTCCGGTACGGGTGCGGGCGGGACGGGCGCGGGTTGGGCAGGTGCGTCCGGGGCAGACTGAGGTGGTTGTGCATCTGACTGATCACACGTTGGCTACCGGTTGTGGGGTGCTGCGTGCTGAGGCGATTGGGCCGTTGCTGGCGGCGCAGTTGACCGAGCTCGTTGGTTTTGGGCCGTACACGGTGAAGCCGGTGATTGATCTGAACGATGCGGTGAGTGTTGATGCGTATGAGATCCCGACGCGGATCCGTGAGCGGGTCAAGTTGATGTATCCGGCCGAGTTGTTTCCGTACGGGACCCGTGAGACCACGGGCACTATCGATCTGGATCACATTGAGCCGTATGACCCGCACGGGCCGACCGGGCAGACGAGCACGGCGAATCTCGCGCCTCTGGGTCGTTTCGGGCACCGGGTGAAGACCCATGCGCGTGGCTGGAGCGTGCGCCGGATCGACTACAGGACACTCGAGTGGAGGACGCCTCACGGGTTCACCTTCCACGTCGACCCCGACGGTACCCACCGAGTCGACCCATGA